In the genome of Fretibacterium sp. OH1220_COT-178, the window CCCGTATCGGCGTTCTGGAACATGAAAAAGGAGTGGCCGACGAGGTCCATCTGCATCACAGCCTCCTTGGGATCCATGGGCTGGACGGGGATTTTCTTGACCTTTTCGATGACGGGCTCATGGCTCTCGGCGCTCTCCGAAGGGGTCTCCGACATCCCGTCCAGGCTGAAGGAGAATTCCACGTCTCCCTGGTACTGCCCTTTGTTCTTGAGGTAGTCGTTGTGGCGTTTGATACGGCGTTCCAGGTTCTTCAGAGCCTGGTCGAAGGCCTTGCGGGGATCGGCGGCGTTCTCCTCCGCCCGCAGGATGACGCCGTTGGCGTTGGCCGTCGTCTCCACATTGAAATTGCCCTTATGGAGGCTGACGACCACCTGGCTGTTCAGGATCTTCCTGAAAAATTTCTCCAGCTTGGAGACCTTGCCCTCCATGTAGCTTCGCAGATTCTCGTCGATCTCCGTTCCACGCTGCACAAAACGCACTTCCATCGACCTTCGCCTCCGTTTCGTAGATAAGGAATACTGAGAGCGGAACCAGAAACTTCCTCGCGGCCGGGACTTTCCCCTCGGAATCTTCCTCCCGCGGGGAACGTTTCTTGCCCCTGATTGTAACACATCGGAGTTTTATCGCATCGAGGAAGTTCTGGATCCCGTCCCGGGACCATGGCGCAGGAGCTCCCACAGAAGGAGCTCGAAGCCCGGCCAGCCCTCGGCGGACGAGGTCTTCTCCCTGAAGGAGAGGCGTGCGGCACCCAGCATGAAATGTTTGATCGCCTCCGCGCCGAAATTCTCCAGGGCGCGTCGGGACATCTTGACGGCGTGTTCCCGGGGCCCTCCGGCGGCCCTCAGGGCGGCGGGCCCGTCCTTCGGGAAGCAGGCGAGGTAGAGCGCGGGGCGCAGGCGGTTACCCAACGAGGCCAGAAGCCTCAGCGGCGAGGGGTCGGATTGAAGGTGACGGAGGCTCCGGACGACCTCCTCGTGGCGCGCGAGGCAGAGTCCGTCCAGGAATTGGAGCAGGGCCTTGGCCCCCTCGTCGAAGGAGAGCGCCCGGACATCCTCGACCCCTATCTCTCGGCCGGAGGCGTAGAAGGACAGCTTGTCGAGCTCCGAGCGCAACTCCTCCAAGGACTCGAGGGACTCGCCCAACAGGGCCGCCGCCGCGGGGTTCAGCCGGCAGCCGCGCTCCCGCGCCAGCCCCAGAAGCCAGTCCTTCCGCTTCCAGGGCGGGACGGACGCCTCCGCCCGGAGGAACAGAATTTTTTTGAGCGCCAGCGTCTCCTTGGAGAAGATCTTTTTGGTATCCCCGGCAAAGGTCGCGATGACGACGGCCTCCGACCCATCGTCCTCCAGAAGCGGGGACAGCTCGTCCGGGAAGGGGCCCAACGCCTCCGCCCCCTCGGCCACCGTCACGCTTCGGGCGTCGAAGAGGCCTCGGCTGCCCGCGATGGCGAACAACTCCTTCCAGTCCCGAAACGCAGTGCCCGCCTCGAGTTTGCCCGACAGGGCGTAGCCCTCTCTCGAGAGCGCGGAAAGCCGCTCCTCGAGCTGACGGCGCTGGCTCTCGTGGCCTTCGATCGCGACGAGGCGGGGCATCGCAGACGGGAGGCTCAGCCCTTGACGACGATGTTGACCAGCTTGTCCGGGACGACGATCGTCTTGACGACGGGCCGACCGTCCAGGCGCTCCCTCACGGTGGGGTCGGCCATGACCTCGGACTCCAGCTTCGCGCCGTCCAGCCCCGCCGGCATCTCCAGCCGGGCGCGGACCTTGCCGTTGATCTGCACGACGATGGTCACGGAGTCCTGCACCAGCGCCTCCGCCTCGGGAACCGGCCAGGGGGAGATGCTGATGGGCTCCGTATTGCCCAGCATCTCCCAGAGCTCCTCGGCGATGTGCGGGCAGAACGGCGAGAGGCAGTTCAGCAGGACGTCCACCGCCTCGCGCCGCAGAGCGTCGGCCGCCCGGCCCTCCGCGCCGAAGGCGTACAGGGCGTTGGTCAGCTCCATCAGCCGCGCGATGGCCGTGTTGAACTGCTTCTCCTGGTCGATATCGCGGGTGACGGCCTCTACGGTCGTATGGATCTTCCGCTTGAAGTCGCGCAGAACGGGATCCTGAAGAGCCTTCATCGGGACGACTTCTCCACCGGCGGCCCTCAGGACCTCCAGATGCTCCTCCACGCAGCGCCACACGCGCCCCAGGAAGCGGTGCGCCCCCTCCACGCCCCGCTCCGACCAGTCCAGATCGTTCTGAGGGGGGGCGGCGAAGAGGATGAAGAGCCGCACCGTGTCCGCGCCGTACCGTTCGACGATCTCCGTCGGATCCACGACGTTGCCCAGGGACTTGGACATCTTGGCGCCGTCCTTGATCACCATGCCCTGGGTCAGCAGGTTGGTGAAGGGCTCGCGCACCTTCATCAGGCCGATATCCGCCAGGAACTTGGTGAAGAACCGGGCGTAGATCAGGTGCAGACAGGCGTGCTCGATGCCGCCGATATACTGGTCCACAGCCATCCAGTAATCGGCATCCGCCCTCCGGAACGGGCCCCGGTCGTCTCCGGGCGAGCAGTAGCGCCCGAAGTACCAGGACGAGCAGAAGAACGTGTCCATCGTGTCCGCCTCACGAGTGGCCGGCA includes:
- the hpf gene encoding ribosome hibernation-promoting factor, HPF/YfiA family; translated protein: MEVRFVQRGTEIDENLRSYMEGKVSKLEKFFRKILNSQVVVSLHKGNFNVETTANANGVILRAEENAADPRKAFDQALKNLERRIKRHNDYLKNKGQYQGDVEFSFSLDGMSETPSESAESHEPVIEKVKKIPVQPMDPKEAVMQMDLVGHSFFMFQNADTGDINVVYKRKDGRYGRLEPVV
- the holA gene encoding DNA polymerase III subunit delta: MPRLVAIEGHESQRRQLEERLSALSREGYALSGKLEAGTAFRDWKELFAIAGSRGLFDARSVTVAEGAEALGPFPDELSPLLEDDGSEAVVIATFAGDTKKIFSKETLALKKILFLRAEASVPPWKRKDWLLGLARERGCRLNPAAAALLGESLESLEELRSELDKLSFYASGREIGVEDVRALSFDEGAKALLQFLDGLCLARHEEVVRSLRHLQSDPSPLRLLASLGNRLRPALYLACFPKDGPAALRAAGGPREHAVKMSRRALENFGAEAIKHFMLGAARLSFREKTSSAEGWPGFELLLWELLRHGPGTGSRTSSMR